A region of the Coxiella-like endosymbiont genome:
AAGACCTTTTAGTACCTAAAGGTAAATATTTCGTAATGGGCGATAATCGAGATGACAGCGATGATAGCCGGTCATGGGGATTTGTCTCAGCCAATGCCTTTATTGGACGTACTTTATTTGTGTGGATGAGTTGGGATTCTCACAACCGCCGTGTCCGTTGGCACCGTATCGGTAATCGATTATAGAAATTTTAAAGTCCCACCATTTTTTGAGAATTAATAGCTTTCTCAAACTCTTCGGCCGTCAAATATTTTAATTTCAACGCGGCTTCTTTAAGTGTGAGTCCCTCTTTATAAGCTTTCTTGGCGATTTCAGATGCTTTATCGTAACCAATAATTTGGTTTAAGGCAGTCACGAGCATTAAAGAATTTCTAAGATAGGCATCAATTTTTTCTTTATGCGGTTCAATACCAATGGCGCAATGATCATTGAAAGAGCGGCAACTATCTGTCAATAAATAGATGGATTGAATTAAATTGTATGCCATTACTGGTTTGAAAACATTTAATTCAAAATTACCCTGAGATCCTGCAATCGTAATTGTCGCGTCGTTTCCCATTACTTGTACGCATACCATTGTTAGAGCTTCAGATTGGGTTGGATTTACTTTTCCTGGCATGCTCGAGGAGCCTGGTTCATTTTCCGGAATAAAAATTTCTCCAATTCCACAACGAGGTCCCGAGGCTAACCACCTAATATCATTAGCAATTTTCATTAATGAGCAAGCGAGTGTTTTTAAAACCCCGCTCACCAACACAATTTCATCGTGTGCTGCTAATGCTCCAAATTTATTGGGAGCAGAGTAAAAAGATAATTTTGTCAATTTTGCAATATGTTCCGTTACTTTTTCAGCAAATTGGGGTGGCGCATTTAGCCCTGTACCAACGGCAGTTCCCCCTAATGCTAATCGATAAAGAACAAGTAAAACATTAGTAATTGCTTCTAAACTATGATCCAATTGCGCCACATAACCTGAAAATTCTTGGCCTAAAGTAAGAGGGACAGCATCTTGTAAATGAGTTCGCCCTACTTTAATAATATGAGCGAAAGCATTGGATTTTTCTTGCAAGGTATTCCGTAAGGTTTTTACAGCTGGTATAAGTTGATGAGCGATCATTTCAGCACAAGCAATATGCATGACGGTTGGAAAGGTATCATTTGATGATTGGGATTTATTAACATCATCATTGGGATGAATAGGATTTTTGCTTCCGAGTTTTCCACCTGCTAATTCAATAGCTCGGTTGCTAATAACCTCATTAATATTCATATTAGTTTGGGTGCCACTGCCGGTTTGCCATACTTTCAGTGGAAAATGGTCGTTTAATTTACCTTCGATAACTTCGTCAGCCGCTTGAATAATATAAGTTAAAATTTCTGAAGAGAGTTTACCCAATTCATTGTTAGTGAGGGCAGCCGCCTTTTTTAAAATTCCAAAAGCTCGAATAAGCTCAGGCGGCATAGTTTCTCGGCCGATGGCGAAATTAATTAATGAACGCTGGGATTGTGCTCCATAATACTTATCAGCGGGAACTTCAATTTCCCCCATACTATCCTTTTCAATTCGTGTGACCATAATTAATTACCTCAATTTTTATAATGGTGCCCCGGACAGGATTTGAACCTGCGACCTGTCTCTTAGGAGGAGACTGCGCTATCCAACTGTGCCACCGGGGCTTATTAAGAAACTAAGAAACTTTGATATATAATGATATCATAGGATTATTTTATTGGCAGGAAGCATCTTACAGGGGTGTATCTTAAAATGACAAAACGCAAGGGCCTGATTTGGTTTGTGTTATTGTTGTTTCTGTTTTAATCCTGATATTACTCTTAGTTTTACTTTTCCATGCCGCCCTGCGGGGGTTATCTTATTAAAAGAGTTACTGAAGAGAGGATATGTTCCTCCACTTGTTATACCGTCTCAGTGACGAAAGCAATCCGTGAAAATTGGCAGCTAGTATTAACGTCGGTAGGTAGTAGTTTAGCAGGAATAAACGGCGTCAATGTCAGCTCAGAAGTGATCGGAACAATTATAGGAATTAATTTTGAATCCGGTAAATTAGTTGAAAGAGGGAAATTCTTAATTTAGCTCGATAATTCTACGGATATCCAAAATTTAAAAAACAAGCACAACACTCAACTTAAATCGAATTGTTTATGGGCAAAGAGCAGCTTTATTTAAGGTAGTTGCAATTTCGCAAAGCGATTATGATCAAGCGTTGGAAAATTTACAGCGATCCGAAGCTCAAATTAACAATCTATATTAGTTGCTATCAGTCAAAAAAATGTTCGTGCTTCTTTTCCCAGAAAAATTGATATTTGACAGATTAATTTGGGCCCAATATGTTAATGTAGGAGAAAATCTAGTTAGCTTGCAATCACTGAATTCTTTATACGTGAATTTTTCTTTACTCTAACAATATTTGAAAGATTCGTTGTTGAATTAAAAAATTACGGCTATTAATGTGCTTGTCACTGAAGAAATCACTGAAGAAACTCGTAATATTAATCTTCAAGGGACGCTTCCCAATGAGAATTATTGTCTTTATCCCCGAGTATTTGTCGAAGTAACGGTTTACTTGCCAGAAGAAAAACAAGTAATTACTGTCCCGCAAACGGCCGTTAGTTATTCTTTATATGGTGATACAGTATTTTTTGTGGAATTGGGCACAGATGCAAAAGACAATTCTGTTTTGATTTCTCGGTAACGAGCAGCAGCGATTGGTGATATAGAAAATAATAAAGTAATTATAAAAAGGTATAAAGGCTGGCGAATAAGTAATGACTTCAGGTCAAAATAAACTGCAGGACGGTACCACCCCGTTAAAATTCATAATAGTGTGGTATTATAAACAAGCATCGAAATCTGCAACTTTGACAGGAAGCTAATAACCAGATTTACTAACATATTTATTGCGCGACCCATTCTCGCCGTTGTGGTGAGTGTGATTATTTTCATTTTTGGGTTGCATGC
Encoded here:
- the fumC gene encoding class II fumarate hydratase, coding for MVTRIEKDSMGEIEVPADKYYGAQSQRSLINFAIGRETMPPELIRAFGILKKAAALTNNELGKLSSEILTYIIQAADEVIEGKLNDHFPLKVWQTGSGTQTNMNINEVISNRAIELAGGKLGSKNPIHPNDDVNKSQSSNDTFPTVMHIACAEMIAHQLIPAVKTLRNTLQEKSNAFAHIIKVGRTHLQDAVPLTLGQEFSGYVAQLDHSLEAITNVLLVLYRLALGGTAVGTGLNAPPQFAEKVTEHIAKLTKLSFYSAPNKFGALAAHDEIVLVSGVLKTLACSLMKIANDIRWLASGPRCGIGEIFIPENEPGSSSMPGKVNPTQSEALTMVCVQVMGNDATITIAGSQGNFELNVFKPVMAYNLIQSIYLLTDSCRSFNDHCAIGIEPHKEKIDAYLRNSLMLVTALNQIIGYDKASEIAKKAYKEGLTLKEAALKLKYLTAEEFEKAINSQKMVGL
- a CDS encoding efflux RND transporter periplasmic adaptor subunit, producing MLVTEEITEETRNINLQGTLPNENYCLYPRVFVEVTVYLPEEKQVITVPQTAVSYSLYGDTVFFVELGTDAKDNSVLISR